In a single window of the Flavivirga spongiicola genome:
- a CDS encoding PLP-dependent transferase, translating into MLLRSLRTLKIRMDQHQKSALAVAHFLENHPKIAKIYHPGLESFPQYKLSRKQMTGYGGLMSFQLKTDDLNKIKAFFNGLSLFQIGSGHENLIYAPAISNLKELSKEQFEGVGI; encoded by the coding sequence TTGCTATTAAGAAGTTTACGAACATTAAAGATCAGAATGGATCAGCATCAAAAGAGTGCTTTAGCCGTGGCTCATTTTTTAGAGAATCATCCCAAAATAGCGAAAATTTATCATCCGGGTTTAGAAAGTTTTCCTCAATATAAATTAAGTCGAAAGCAAATGACAGGCTATGGAGGTTTAATGAGTTTTCAATTAAAAACAGATGATTTAAATAAGATTAAAGCATTTTTTAATGGATTAAGTTTGTTTCAAATTGGGAGCGGACATGAAAACTTGATTTATGCACCTGCAATAAGCAATTTAAAAGAATTAAGTAAAGAACAATTTGAAGGTGTGGGTATATAA
- a CDS encoding RNA polymerase sigma factor — MAIPNNKLNSIHESLRAGDPVFFEELYSNYFEKLCVYLMSFTSDKNIIHDVVQDSFLYLWANRKKVVITTSMNGYLYRMVYNKLMDSFRKSTKKNDILLSYHKTFLDEVVQVERDVNEERLGKLNQCIEKLPKRCKDVFYQKKIKGIRSKEIASNLDISIKTVEAHMTKAYVLLRGCLKSEKSLI; from the coding sequence ATAGCCATCCCTAATAATAAATTAAATAGTATTCATGAATCTTTAAGAGCAGGTGACCCTGTCTTTTTTGAAGAGCTCTATTCAAATTATTTTGAAAAGCTTTGTGTCTATTTAATGAGTTTTACATCAGATAAGAATATTATTCACGATGTCGTTCAGGATTCATTTTTGTACTTATGGGCTAACAGGAAAAAAGTTGTTATTACAACATCTATGAATGGTTACCTTTACCGAATGGTCTACAATAAATTGATGGACTCTTTTAGGAAGAGCACCAAGAAGAATGATATTCTTTTATCTTATCATAAAACATTTTTAGATGAAGTTGTTCAAGTTGAAAGGGATGTAAATGAAGAAAGGTTGGGTAAACTAAATCAATGTATCGAGAAACTTCCAAAAAGATGCAAGGATGTATTCTATCAAAAGAAAATTAAAGGAATAAGAAGTAAAGAAATAGCCTCTAATCTTGATATTTCCATAAAAACGGTCGAGGCTCATATGACTAAAGCTTATGTTTTGTTAAGAGGTTGTTTGAAATCAGAAAAAAGCTTGATTTAA
- a CDS encoding FecR family protein, producing MKNLEHLIIKYFEDNLNAEETEHLKHLLEDDKNKAHFKEFVRLNHLINSKTPFKYEKELIQFKSKTSEGIKLRAFLKYAAAILIFVSAGYFFLTKESSFDNNTPIIANNPIEIGTDKATLTLEDGTNIALEKGQDYIANNLTSNGEGIIYKASKTSKPEIKYNYLTIPRGGQYFIKLSDGTQVWLNSESQLKYPVSFIEGETRKVELIYGEAYFDVSPSTEHHGDNFKVYTQLQEVEVLGTEFNIKAFKDENNIYTTLVEGQVEIRKETIAKKLIPNQQSVVTSNSKNIAILNVNTYDEVSWKDGVFSFNNKPLDKMMKILSRWYNVDIHFNNLAQKSIQFTGELDRSTYIETILKNIEKTNEVKFIIKDKTIIIE from the coding sequence ATGAAGAATTTAGAACATCTTATAATAAAATATTTCGAAGACAATTTAAATGCAGAAGAAACAGAGCATTTAAAGCACTTACTTGAAGATGATAAAAACAAAGCTCATTTTAAAGAGTTTGTTCGTTTAAACCATTTGATTAATTCTAAAACCCCGTTTAAATATGAAAAGGAACTAATCCAATTTAAGTCAAAAACAAGCGAAGGTATTAAACTCAGGGCTTTCTTAAAATATGCCGCAGCTATTCTAATATTTGTTTCAGCAGGTTACTTCTTTTTAACCAAAGAGAGTTCTTTTGATAACAATACGCCAATAATTGCAAACAATCCTATTGAAATAGGCACAGATAAAGCAACTTTAACTTTAGAAGACGGCACTAACATCGCCTTAGAAAAAGGTCAAGATTATATCGCTAATAATTTAACTAGTAATGGAGAAGGGATTATTTATAAGGCTTCAAAAACCTCAAAACCAGAAATTAAATACAACTACCTAACCATTCCAAGAGGCGGGCAATATTTTATAAAACTATCAGACGGTACACAAGTTTGGTTGAATTCAGAATCCCAACTTAAATATCCTGTAAGCTTCATTGAAGGTGAAACAAGAAAGGTCGAGTTGATTTACGGTGAAGCTTATTTTGATGTATCACCAAGTACAGAACATCATGGTGATAATTTTAAAGTCTATACCCAATTACAAGAAGTTGAGGTTTTAGGTACTGAATTTAATATTAAAGCTTTTAAAGATGAAAATAATATTTACACAACACTTGTTGAAGGTCAAGTTGAAATCAGAAAAGAGACCATAGCCAAAAAGTTAATCCCAAATCAACAATCGGTAGTAACTTCAAATAGTAAAAATATAGCTATTTTAAATGTTAATACCTATGATGAGGTTTCGTGGAAAGATGGTGTTTTTAGTTTTAATAACAAACCTTTAGATAAAATGATGAAAATACTATCTAGATGGTATAATGTAGACATTCATTTTAACAATCTGGCTCAAAAAAGCATACAATTTACGGGAGAGTTAGACCGGTCTACTTATATAGAAACGATACTAAAAAATATTGAAAAAACGAATGAAGTGAAATTTATTATAAAAGACAAAACTATAATTATTGAATAA
- a CDS encoding SusC/RagA family TonB-linked outer membrane protein has protein sequence MEFKFKSAFLYFKEKLLIIMMRTLILLCCTVTFGFSPNSGLSQNAKIVIDTDITMSVEQIFELIKTQTDYKFIYRSDVIQNAPSVQLEKGIVKAGELLNKVLSPISCTFEFTENNTVIVQRKSNIDLIPQENVIKGTITDEANVPIAGATIMIKGTSRGVASDFDGGYQIKIPSQSQNAVLIFSYVGFLKQEINVGSQSKIDIQMKPDISGLDEVVVVGYGTSKKKFVTGAISTLSKEVLETNTFPTIGSMIQGQLPGVYVVSGSGVPGSSVRIRIRGDATLNSGADPLIVINGVPMPDEFDINDISPNDISALDVLKGASASAIYGSRALAGVIQITTKRGTKYTKPVISYSVTTSTKALGDKVNQLNAEDFRTLHAEGVLNYMRSRRGIRGAGSDQYATDAEVRAWDGSQFDYDYYLDRADIQDHHTDWLDLLLGNGNTTTHNLSMRGGDENMQYSFSYNDHTEEGIVVGTKFKRNTLSLNFDNRFSDKVKMGFSILGGTNSRKNGDATIRTATNMRPDLKAFNDDGSYFIDFYERTFGPPWAQTTILRARDNPLVLAKEVKNDNLGRNVNLTPYIEINPFKDLTFRSQYSYYVATTEGYQYHPSFTDRSLLQFRSLTTDGGGLLTTRESEVTSKIFTNYLSYLKEINEHDISATLGMEWNKRISSSEASVYEGFPDDYILNTPGDATEFVGSAYNEQQTSSIGYFARANYQYKKRYLLEASGRIDGSSRFGVNNQYAFFPSISAGYIVSSEPFFEGIKNTLNLFKLRVSYGKSGNDRVGAYEHLARVGSASAYLNNPTSRITSLANPDLKWETSTEYNFGLDFGFMKGNKIRGSIDVYNKDVDDMLLSRSLPPSTSSDIISSNIGAINNKGIEIGLSAVIVQNEKLTFDLGANISKNKNKLVSFGDRERGSSLSNPSSTVIGNLVYEVGQPLGQIFGFQTDGLFQSYDEIDEIEAIDPDTRYQESFYNTIPGHIKFVDNTGDGRVTQKRSWNDDPEDRVVIGSTQPDYTGGVYMNFEYEGFRLNVRSTFQIGGDKYWAYGEDQFGTVNTDPSNRDAIALQRWTPNNPNAKYPAFMNQYFTNKLNDFWLYDASHFRIQEIVLSYDLSKKVLEKTNFIKRFTLFGSVNNVVTFTKYPGYGLGEFGFVPNGSGSSPSSTIGTVYDNSSYPQERTFRFGVRIDF, from the coding sequence ATGGAATTTAAATTTAAAAGTGCCTTTCTATATTTTAAGGAAAAGCTCTTAATTATTATGATGAGAACATTAATACTCTTATGTTGTACAGTCACGTTTGGCTTCAGCCCAAATTCGGGCCTCTCTCAAAACGCTAAGATTGTTATTGATACAGATATAACCATGTCTGTTGAACAAATTTTCGAATTAATAAAAACCCAAACAGATTATAAATTTATTTATAGATCTGATGTTATTCAAAATGCTCCAAGTGTTCAATTAGAGAAAGGAATTGTTAAAGCTGGAGAGTTATTAAACAAAGTATTATCTCCAATTTCCTGTACTTTCGAATTTACAGAAAACAATACCGTAATTGTTCAAAGGAAGTCAAATATAGATTTAATACCTCAAGAAAATGTCATAAAAGGGACTATTACAGATGAAGCGAATGTTCCAATCGCTGGGGCTACCATTATGATTAAAGGCACTTCCAGAGGAGTCGCTTCAGATTTTGATGGCGGCTACCAAATTAAAATACCAAGCCAATCACAAAATGCAGTCCTTATATTTAGCTATGTAGGGTTTTTAAAACAAGAAATTAACGTCGGAAGTCAAAGCAAAATTGACATTCAAATGAAGCCTGATATTTCTGGTTTGGACGAAGTTGTGGTTGTTGGATATGGTACAAGTAAAAAGAAGTTTGTTACAGGAGCTATCTCGACTTTAAGTAAAGAAGTGTTGGAAACAAACACCTTTCCAACAATAGGAAGTATGATACAAGGGCAACTACCTGGTGTTTATGTGGTTTCTGGTAGTGGTGTTCCAGGGTCTTCAGTACGTATTAGAATACGAGGCGATGCCACGCTTAATAGTGGTGCAGATCCGTTAATTGTAATTAATGGAGTGCCTATGCCAGACGAATTTGATATTAATGATATAAGCCCTAATGATATAAGTGCTTTAGATGTATTAAAAGGCGCTTCTGCATCTGCTATTTATGGTTCTAGAGCTTTAGCTGGTGTTATACAAATAACCACTAAAAGAGGAACAAAATATACAAAACCTGTAATAAGCTATTCTGTAACGACTTCAACTAAAGCTCTTGGAGATAAGGTAAATCAACTTAACGCCGAAGATTTTAGAACCTTACATGCTGAAGGTGTATTGAATTATATGAGGTCAAGAAGGGGTATTAGAGGAGCTGGATCAGACCAATATGCTACAGATGCTGAAGTTAGAGCATGGGATGGTTCTCAATTTGATTATGATTATTATTTGGATAGAGCAGATATTCAGGATCATCATACTGATTGGTTAGATTTACTTTTAGGAAATGGAAATACAACGACCCATAATTTATCAATGAGAGGTGGTGATGAAAATATGCAATATTCGTTTTCTTATAATGACCATACAGAAGAGGGTATAGTCGTTGGAACTAAGTTTAAAAGAAACACACTGTCATTAAATTTTGATAATAGATTTAGTGACAAGGTCAAAATGGGATTCAGTATTTTAGGAGGCACTAATTCTAGAAAAAATGGTGATGCAACAATTAGAACGGCAACCAATATGCGCCCAGATTTAAAGGCTTTTAATGATGATGGTAGTTATTTTATAGATTTTTATGAAAGAACATTTGGACCACCATGGGCTCAAACGACAATATTACGGGCTAGAGATAATCCTCTTGTTTTAGCGAAAGAAGTAAAAAATGATAATCTAGGCAGAAATGTTAATCTTACACCATATATTGAAATTAACCCATTTAAGGATTTAACATTTAGATCTCAATATAGTTACTATGTGGCAACGACGGAGGGATATCAATACCATCCTAGTTTTACAGATAGATCTTTATTGCAATTTAGAAGCCTAACAACAGATGGAGGGGGCTTACTTACTACAAGAGAATCTGAAGTTACAAGTAAGATATTTACAAATTACCTTTCTTATTTAAAAGAAATTAATGAACATGACATTTCTGCTACATTAGGGATGGAATGGAACAAAAGAATTAGTTCAAGTGAAGCAAGTGTATATGAAGGATTTCCAGACGATTACATTTTAAATACGCCTGGAGATGCCACAGAATTTGTTGGTTCTGCTTACAATGAACAACAAACCTCTTCTATAGGTTATTTTGCACGTGCCAATTACCAATACAAAAAACGTTACCTATTAGAAGCTTCGGGAAGGATAGATGGGTCTTCACGATTTGGTGTCAATAATCAATATGCATTTTTTCCATCAATATCTGCAGGATACATAGTCTCTAGTGAGCCTTTTTTTGAAGGCATAAAAAACACATTAAATTTATTTAAATTACGTGTGAGTTATGGAAAATCTGGTAATGATCGTGTAGGAGCTTATGAGCATTTAGCACGTGTAGGGTCGGCTAGTGCTTACTTAAATAATCCTACTTCTAGAATAACAAGTCTTGCTAATCCTGATTTAAAATGGGAAACCAGTACGGAATATAACTTTGGGCTAGATTTTGGGTTTATGAAGGGTAATAAAATTAGAGGATCCATAGATGTTTATAACAAAGATGTAGACGATATGTTACTTAGTAGATCCTTGCCTCCAAGCACGAGTAGTGATATAATTAGCTCTAACATAGGAGCCATTAATAATAAAGGTATAGAAATAGGTTTGAGCGCCGTAATAGTACAGAATGAAAAATTAACTTTTGATTTAGGTGCTAATATTTCAAAAAATAAAAACAAACTAGTAAGTTTTGGAGATAGAGAACGTGGATCAAGTTTATCAAACCCATCTAGTACAGTAATAGGTAATTTAGTTTATGAAGTAGGACAGCCTTTAGGTCAAATATTTGGTTTTCAAACCGATGGGCTTTTTCAGAGCTATGATGAAATTGATGAAATTGAAGCCATAGATCCAGATACTAGGTATCAAGAATCATTTTATAATACGATTCCTGGTCATATAAAGTTTGTAGATAACACAGGAGATGGTCGTGTTACACAAAAAAGAAGTTGGAATGATGACCCAGAGGATAGAGTCGTTATAGGTAGTACGCAACCAGATTATACAGGGGGAGTCTACATGAATTTTGAATATGAAGGTTTTAGGTTAAATGTTAGATCTACCTTCCAAATAGGTGGAGATAAATATTGGGCGTATGGTGAGGATCAGTTTGGAACGGTCAATACTGACCCTAGTAATAGAGATGCCATTGCTTTACAGCGTTGGACGCCTAATAATCCTAATGCAAAATACCCCGCTTTTATGAATCAATATTTCACCAATAAATTAAATGATTTTTGGTTATACGATGCGTCTCACTTTAGGATTCAAGAAATTGTACTTTCGTATGATTTGTCTAAAAAAGTACTAGAAAAAACTAACTTTATTAAACGTTTTACATTATTTGGCTCTGTAAATAATGTGGTGACATTTACAAAATACCCAGGCTATGGTCTTGGAGAATTTGGGTTTGTACCTAATGGTTCAGGCTCTAGCCCTAGCTCCACTATTGGAACTGTTTACGATAATTCTAGTTATCCACAAGAGCGAACATTTAGATTTGGTGTTAGAATAGATTTCTAA
- a CDS encoding RagB/SusD family nutrient uptake outer membrane protein yields the protein MMNNNINYIVGMLFFFCIMSCDIKEIPPHQLVKENAVTNSAQAEQALNGAFVPLESINEAPFAADYVTSGSLMAGLAVGGFGSFDDQLIENEFTSSNGWNQSSDMINSANFAIEGTSALSPSEFNSPERRNEIIAEATFMRFFGQYYLFRYFGQHWDLNSPYGGLMRRATADLSNANQGRETVADTYTMLLEDLDFVIANASDFSTPYRPSKLLAKAYKAEVLLMRGTDADLQEAITIAQQVLNDSGRSMAGTYAEVFNTGFDSSELLFTRAVDDRLASIATRNVDSMLNIFGGLISISPAFETLLGADLRAPLYIEEINDALTVPKMSFGGEKGVMFYMRTSQMLLIQAEAHARLGNKNDAIDAINELRVRAGETLLDASSISDNDLSLTIYNEIAKEIGFEKGEEWFAAIRLKDTSGEPLVFGLKSEVTSVNQLIWPIPSAEIEFNEPMDQNPGYEQL from the coding sequence ATGATGAATAATAATATAAATTATATAGTTGGCATGTTGTTTTTCTTTTGCATTATGTCTTGTGATATAAAAGAAATACCGCCCCACCAGTTAGTAAAAGAAAATGCTGTTACAAATTCTGCGCAAGCTGAACAAGCGCTAAATGGAGCCTTTGTTCCTTTAGAATCCATAAATGAGGCGCCTTTCGCAGCAGATTATGTTACCAGTGGTAGTCTTATGGCTGGACTAGCTGTAGGAGGTTTTGGTTCGTTTGATGATCAGCTTATAGAAAATGAATTTACATCGTCTAATGGTTGGAACCAAAGTTCTGATATGATAAATTCGGCAAATTTTGCTATTGAAGGCACTTCGGCTTTATCTCCTTCAGAATTCAATAGCCCAGAAAGACGCAATGAAATTATAGCAGAAGCAACATTTATGCGCTTTTTTGGACAATACTATCTGTTCCGTTATTTTGGGCAACATTGGGATTTAAATTCCCCTTACGGAGGCTTAATGAGACGAGCTACCGCAGATTTATCAAATGCAAATCAGGGGCGTGAAACAGTAGCTGACACATATACCATGTTGTTAGAAGATTTGGATTTTGTGATTGCTAACGCCTCTGACTTTTCTACACCATATAGACCTTCTAAGCTATTGGCCAAGGCATATAAAGCAGAAGTTTTATTAATGAGGGGAACGGATGCAGATTTACAAGAAGCTATTACAATAGCACAACAAGTACTTAACGATTCTGGTAGATCTATGGCAGGAACTTACGCCGAAGTTTTTAATACTGGTTTTGATTCTTCAGAATTGCTTTTTACAAGAGCTGTGGATGATAGATTAGCCAGCATTGCAACTCGAAATGTAGATAGTATGTTAAATATTTTTGGAGGTCTTATATCTATATCTCCAGCCTTCGAAACTTTACTAGGAGCCGATTTGAGAGCGCCTCTATACATAGAAGAAATTAATGATGCCTTGACGGTTCCTAAAATGTCTTTTGGTGGAGAAAAAGGTGTCATGTTTTATATGCGAACTAGCCAAATGCTTTTAATACAAGCCGAAGCTCATGCTCGTTTAGGAAATAAAAATGATGCCATTGATGCTATAAATGAACTTAGAGTACGTGCTGGTGAAACACTATTGGACGCATCTTCAATATCAGATAACGATTTAAGCTTAACCATTTACAATGAGATCGCTAAAGAAATCGGCTTTGAAAAAGGCGAAGAGTGGTTTGCTGCCATTAGACTTAAGGATACAAGTGGAGAGCCTTTGGTTTTTGGACTTAAATCTGAGGTGACCTCAGTAAATCAGCTTATTTGGCCAATACCAAGTGCAGAGATTGAGTTTAATGAGCCAATGGATCAAAACCCTGGTTATGAACAGTTATAA
- a CDS encoding thioredoxin family protein encodes MNSYKERITNSQFNSKKSLIYKALFTMLLVCFTPKVEAQGIAFMHDLEKALEKAKLEDKLIFIDFYTSWCGPCKVLDKEVFSLEEAGHFFNNNFINCKVQCDDKGIGVEIGKKYQVSAYPTLMFLNKHGDMVHSGVGSMSLENLIELAKTAMNPEKNLMSLVKQWDSGDRSEAFVFKYFTKLKELYRNEKATTDFNEYFNNLSDDEKVSKFTFDLVTLIKVTPFTTLFNYIENKKNEYYKSVGQKEVDGFIAKSYLWHIKGIVNSGSKEDYETAMKQFKEKQYSYYDEYEMFYSAFLAKEGDSKYNIKEYMRRGTAFLNKYGKNNDMYTLSLTSLLGNLTGRPNEGEAGIQWMENLLERNPNPEYLNTYFYIVTRNFQFDKALKKANEVRTVALKNNESTVFIDKQIKRINDSKNWDLKRRNK; translated from the coding sequence ATGAACAGTTATAAAGAGCGTATAACAAACTCACAATTCAATAGTAAAAAGAGCCTTATTTATAAGGCCCTTTTTACTATGCTACTTGTATGCTTTACACCAAAAGTAGAGGCTCAGGGTATTGCGTTTATGCATGATTTAGAAAAAGCACTAGAAAAAGCAAAACTTGAGGATAAATTAATATTCATAGATTTTTACACCTCATGGTGTGGTCCCTGCAAAGTATTAGACAAAGAAGTTTTTTCTTTAGAGGAAGCAGGCCATTTTTTCAATAATAATTTTATCAATTGTAAAGTACAATGTGATGATAAAGGTATTGGGGTTGAAATAGGTAAAAAATATCAAGTTTCAGCATACCCAACCTTAATGTTTTTAAATAAACATGGGGATATGGTACATTCAGGGGTTGGCAGCATGAGCCTGGAAAACTTGATTGAACTTGCCAAAACAGCTATGAATCCTGAAAAAAACTTAATGTCTCTTGTAAAACAATGGGATTCAGGTGACAGAAGTGAAGCGTTCGTTTTTAAGTATTTTACAAAACTTAAGGAACTGTATAGAAACGAAAAAGCCACTACAGATTTTAATGAATACTTTAATAACCTAAGTGATGATGAAAAAGTGAGCAAATTTACTTTTGATTTAGTGACTTTAATAAAAGTGACACCATTCACAACTCTTTTTAATTATATAGAAAATAAGAAGAATGAGTATTATAAATCGGTTGGACAAAAAGAAGTAGATGGTTTTATTGCAAAATCATACCTCTGGCATATAAAGGGAATCGTTAATTCTGGATCTAAAGAAGACTATGAAACGGCAATGAAGCAATTTAAGGAAAAACAGTACTCTTATTATGACGAATACGAAATGTTTTATAGTGCTTTTTTAGCGAAAGAAGGAGATTCAAAATACAACATTAAGGAATACATGAGGAGAGGAACGGCTTTTCTAAATAAGTATGGTAAAAATAATGATATGTACACACTGTCGCTAACTAGTCTGTTAGGCAACCTTACAGGTAGGCCTAATGAAGGTGAAGCTGGTATACAATGGATGGAAAATTTATTAGAGCGCAACCCAAACCCAGAATATTTAAACACATATTTTTATATTGTAACAAGGAATTTTCAATTTGATAAAGCTTTAAAAAAAGCTAATGAAGTTCGTACTGTAGCTCTTAAAAATAATGAATCAACAGTATTTATTGATAAACAGATTAAACGCATTAATGATTCAAAAAATTGGGACTTAAAAAGAAGAAACAAATGA
- a CDS encoding TlpA disulfide reductase family protein: protein MRYLIIIGLVIFLSSCSSKPAYHIQGVTNTKTKGKVYLNKQEGYKFKKIDSTTIKNNTFEFEGFVNIPDVYGLSFEGKNGVKRFCLENTNYNITIADTISKSKIAGGTFQPLMESFTKKMRAIEAEERDIVKQAREIWRDEHASEEDKKNVSNTLETFRNNVKVAHAKTFITENKSSPFTPNVLNIYVRNYLDLNQLDSIYQTFTDNVKKSNLGSKLGKSITNTRLSAVGNPFLDFSVLGVNGNQIKLSDIVKGNKLVFVDFWASWCGPCRQIIPALKETYSKYHPQGLEMFAVSYDDDDEKWKKAIKDENFAWINGSNLKRWGCPSASLYAIRGIPANVLITNDGTIVGKNLYGEALNNKIEEFLKEKS, encoded by the coding sequence ATGAGATATTTAATTATTATAGGTCTAGTGATATTTTTATCATCGTGTAGTTCAAAACCAGCATATCACATACAGGGAGTTACAAATACAAAGACTAAAGGAAAAGTTTACCTAAACAAACAAGAGGGTTATAAATTTAAAAAAATCGACAGTACAACCATAAAAAACAACACGTTTGAATTTGAAGGATTTGTTAATATTCCTGATGTTTACGGATTATCATTTGAAGGCAAAAATGGCGTCAAAAGATTTTGTCTTGAAAACACCAATTACAATATTACAATAGCGGACACGATCTCTAAGTCTAAAATTGCTGGAGGAACATTTCAACCTTTAATGGAATCATTTACTAAAAAAATGAGAGCCATTGAAGCTGAAGAAAGAGATATCGTAAAACAAGCTAGAGAAATATGGCGTGATGAGCATGCTTCTGAAGAAGATAAAAAAAATGTTAGCAATACCTTAGAAACGTTTCGAAATAATGTGAAAGTAGCACATGCAAAAACATTTATAACCGAAAACAAAAGTTCCCCTTTTACGCCAAATGTTCTAAATATATATGTTCGGAATTATTTAGACCTTAATCAACTGGATTCTATATATCAAACGTTTACAGATAATGTAAAGAAAAGTAATCTTGGTAGCAAGCTTGGAAAATCAATTACAAATACACGTTTGTCTGCAGTTGGAAATCCATTTCTTGACTTTTCAGTATTAGGTGTTAATGGAAACCAAATAAAATTATCAGATATCGTAAAAGGTAACAAATTGGTTTTTGTTGACTTTTGGGCTTCTTGGTGTGGGCCTTGTCGACAAATTATCCCAGCTTTAAAAGAAACTTATAGTAAATACCATCCGCAAGGACTTGAAATGTTTGCGGTTTCATATGACGATGATGATGAAAAGTGGAAAAAAGCCATTAAGGATGAAAATTTTGCTTGGATTAATGGGTCTAACTTAAAAAGATGGGGTTGTCCTTCTGCAAGTTTATATGCGATAAGAGGCATTCCTGCAAATGTTCTTATTACCAATGATGGAACTATAGTTGGTAAGAATTTATATGGAGAAGCATTAAACAATAAAATTGAAGAGTTTTTAAAAGAAAAGTCTTAA
- a CDS encoding RNA polymerase sigma factor, with the protein MGDFELINAIEKDDNNAFKLLFNKYYIPLINYIQVHARDKDLSKDVVQQTFIVLWKQRYELNISKSVKGYLHTLAYRIYVDHYRNLKRKNIFLEELKERKLRESIFEDKEKRESHLLKLRTLIDALPPKCKEILQLNKMNGLKYEEIAEQLGISKKTVEAQMRIAFQKIRKGFKDDNLILFVIRSLNGILKLQK; encoded by the coding sequence ATGGGGGATTTTGAATTAATTAATGCAATAGAGAAAGATGATAATAATGCCTTTAAATTGTTATTTAACAAGTATTATATTCCACTTATAAATTATATACAAGTACATGCCAGAGATAAAGACTTATCTAAAGATGTGGTGCAACAAACATTTATAGTATTATGGAAGCAACGTTATGAGCTTAACATTTCTAAATCTGTTAAAGGCTATCTTCATACACTGGCTTACCGCATTTATGTAGATCATTACCGTAATTTAAAACGCAAGAATATTTTTTTAGAAGAATTAAAGGAAAGAAAACTTAGAGAATCTATTTTTGAAGATAAAGAAAAAAGAGAAAGTCATCTATTAAAGCTAAGAACATTAATAGATGCTTTGCCTCCTAAATGTAAAGAAATTTTGCAACTTAATAAAATGAATGGCTTAAAGTATGAGGAAATTGCAGAGCAGTTAGGTATTTCTAAAAAAACTGTTGAAGCTCAAATGCGAATAGCGTTTCAAAAAATTCGCAAAGGGTTTAAGGATGATAATCTGATTTTATTTGTTATTAGAAGTTTAAATGGGATCTTAAAACTCCAAAAATAA